A window of Gemmatimonadota bacterium genomic DNA:
CCTCGGCCGTGAAGTCGTGATACTGGCTCATACTGATAAGACGTCTGCTGGGGTCACTAGCCCCACATACTACCGACCATACCGGAGAGGTGTTTCCGGATGCGCTGACCTGCGCGTATATTAACTATATCGTATGTATAATGAGGGCGCCGGGTGGCCCCGCCCTTCAACACTTTTCGGGAAGTTCGACGCGTGGCAGGTACGAACCCAAGCGACTTCGAGCAGCAGCTGTTGCTGGCGGTGTGGCGGCTGGGCGAGCGTGCGTACGGCGCTTCGGTACGCGACGAGCTGGAGGCGCGCACCGAGCGGAGGGTAGCACAGGGTGCCATCTACGTGACGCTCGTCCGGTTGGAAAAGAAGGGCTT
This region includes:
- a CDS encoding helix-turn-helix transcriptional regulator, which codes for MAGTNPSDFEQQLLLAVWRLGERAYGASVRDELEARTERRVAQGAIYVTLVRLEKKGFLRSRLADPTPVRGGKSKRYFEITPEGVTGVKAAREEMDRLWEGLPTTAER